One genomic region from Parerythrobacter aestuarii encodes:
- a CDS encoding tryptophan halogenase family protein, which yields MAIKNIIIVGGGTAGWMAAAALSRLKNNNLVDITLVESEAIGTVGVGEATIPPFVNFNELLEIPEHEMLAAVQGSFKLGIQFVNWGQVGDSYIHPFGAYGYSMGGISFHQVWHRLRQEGDRRPLQVFNVETMAAYFGRFSRTQDYTRNGARDDLPPVNYAYHINATAYAAFLRKYAEARGVVRQEGKIVDAKLDPESGDVISVQLDSGQVLEGDLFVDCSGFRGLLIEQALETGYTEWTHWLPCNRAVALPCNRDDGSPPPPFTKATAHPAGWQWQVPLQHRNGNGHVYCDSFMEADEATDILVQNMAGKPTADPNHLRFVTGHRKKFWNRNVVALGLAAGFMEPLESTSIHLINTGVDKLISMLSLDGITDAQRDTFNRLTEREYARIRDFLILHYKATERTDSEFWNYCRTMDVPDTLTQKIELFKANGQIFREEDELFTETSWAAVMMGQRIPMIGHNAIADTLHLAKTKAELDEMEKSIRFAVDSMPSHEQFLAQYCPAKEAA from the coding sequence ATGGCGATCAAGAATATCATCATCGTAGGCGGCGGCACCGCTGGCTGGATGGCAGCTGCGGCGCTCTCGCGACTCAAGAATAACAATCTCGTCGACATCACATTGGTCGAATCCGAAGCGATCGGCACCGTCGGCGTGGGCGAAGCAACCATCCCGCCATTCGTCAATTTCAACGAACTGCTGGAAATTCCGGAGCATGAAATGCTCGCTGCAGTCCAGGGCAGCTTCAAGCTGGGTATCCAGTTCGTCAATTGGGGCCAGGTCGGTGACAGCTATATCCACCCATTCGGCGCCTACGGCTATTCCATGGGTGGCATTTCATTCCATCAAGTCTGGCACAGGCTCCGGCAGGAAGGCGACAGGCGCCCGCTCCAGGTCTTCAATGTGGAAACCATGGCGGCCTATTTCGGACGCTTCTCGCGTACGCAGGACTACACCCGCAACGGTGCCCGCGATGACTTGCCACCGGTCAATTACGCCTATCACATCAACGCCACCGCCTATGCCGCATTCCTGCGCAAATATGCTGAAGCTCGCGGCGTAGTCCGACAGGAAGGCAAGATCGTCGACGCCAAGCTCGATCCCGAAAGTGGCGATGTGATCTCCGTCCAGCTCGACAGCGGCCAGGTCCTGGAAGGCGACTTGTTCGTCGATTGCTCGGGCTTCCGCGGCTTGCTCATCGAACAGGCGCTGGAGACAGGCTACACCGAGTGGACGCACTGGCTCCCATGCAACCGCGCAGTCGCCCTGCCCTGCAACCGCGACGACGGCAGCCCGCCCCCGCCCTTCACCAAGGCCACCGCGCATCCCGCTGGCTGGCAATGGCAAGTCCCGCTGCAGCATCGCAATGGCAATGGTCATGTTTATTGCGACAGTTTCATGGAAGCGGATGAAGCCACCGATATCCTTGTCCAGAACATGGCAGGGAAACCGACTGCCGATCCCAATCACCTGCGATTCGTGACCGGCCATCGCAAGAAATTCTGGAACAGGAATGTTGTCGCGCTCGGCCTTGCTGCCGGCTTCATGGAGCCGCTTGAGTCGACTTCGATCCACTTGATCAACACCGGTGTCGACAAGCTGATCTCGATGCTTTCGCTCGATGGTATCACCGATGCCCAGCGCGACACCTTCAACCGCCTGACCGAGCGCGAATACGCGCGCATCCGCGATTTCCTGATCCTGCACTACAAGGCGACGGAGAGGACCGATTCGGAATTCTGGAACTACTGCCGCACGATGGATGTGCCCGATACGCTCACGCAGAAGATCGAGCTGTTCAAGGCCAATGGCCAGATCTTCCGCGAGGAAGACGAACTGTTCACGGAGACAAGCTGGGCCGCGGTGATGATGGGCCAGCGGATTCCGATGATCGGCCACAATGCCATTGCCGACACGCTGCACCTGGCAAAGACCAAGGCCGAGTTGGACGAAATGGAAAAATCGATCCGGTTTGCCGTGGACAGCATGCCCAGCCATGAACAGTTCCTGGCGCAATACTGCCCGGCGAAGGAAGCCGCTTGA
- a CDS encoding TonB-dependent receptor: protein MALSRRTTDTNSVSRRVLALGTASSIALCATLATPVYAQDAEEEPAAEGSQDDSNIITVTGFRASLQNSQSLKQNADTFVDAITAEDIGALPDRSVAEALQRVPGVNIGRFEKTTDPDRFSVEGTGVIIRGLPYTRSELNGREIFSATGGRVLSFEDVSPELLGRVEVFKNVTADMVEGAIAGTVNLVTRKPLDNRGVHIAGSIEGNYGDLRDEWSPTFNLLGSATVDSDKGTLGVQLAYSKSKLKSRTDATQIADPCYRDPSYSGDCLRVLTLTSGGFSNQNFDESNFPPAGAVVVPKGAGVRTTDLDREREAWAAVVQYENPTGDFLITMEWLRSETSFDTEEFAFIAPPAADVDGLFPVPRAGSTWTFDDNGVFQSGVLTQRPGDAYATPFGWGGLNVEALRFVRSTKSVTEDFSFDLDWSITDRLRVNFEAQHIDGKLRRDSVFGATRTWADVALDLSGNTPSVEFLAPMGAPDDYFTSGFYSYYWFGLDSREKNEGEMDSLRFDAEYDISDEGFFKSARFGARWADRDRTTRNTNFSTWGNLSAPWAGRAGCAPWGEGPGCFQGPGPYVPDWSGFTPGRFYTGLPGQEFAIAGGVYTDEFPDYSSFRAPFGDGFQRGNTPIPVPGGGSWFFGGDDFLGEYLAGITDQQIEEIQAAGVSPERFNYGVNGRTRQDPFNPLPGNTVPCDIEGFFCPTEVSTVGEITKAAYARIDFGTEFSNGWVLDGNFGMRYVETKIDAPSIIAYPDPGRFDDVGNGGNGDGVVQVAEIQTNCAGPVRIPGAVRGYCDPAFAPRLAEFAAAHTGEFIRLDQKITFDQWLPSFNAKLDVGGGLLFRAAVSKGISRPDLQLLAINGAVGDNTGALLEAGTLTTGPLFTIRTGNRNLLPVKSWNFDLSAEWYFDDVGSLTASVFLKDISGIVSNGFEVRELNGASSPTAEYVFQGPFNDQSGQLKGFEIAYQQTWDFLPGLLSGFGGQFTYTYVDGSDFSNPNLAAVGQSSVTTGTNELGGGAFTAGQPLAGISKHTINATLFYEKGPFAARAAYNWRSAFLITPRDDIIPFSPIWQESTGQLDASVFYAVTDNIKVGVQAVNLLDEVTRTSQVVNFDGLRVPRSAFRNDRRYTLIARFDF, encoded by the coding sequence ATGGCTTTGTCACGCCGCACCACTGATACGAATTCCGTTTCGCGCCGCGTTCTTGCCCTGGGGACTGCTTCCAGCATCGCACTGTGCGCGACGCTGGCGACGCCTGTATATGCGCAGGACGCCGAGGAGGAGCCTGCGGCCGAGGGTTCGCAGGATGATTCGAACATCATCACTGTAACGGGCTTCCGGGCCTCGCTGCAGAACTCGCAGTCGCTCAAGCAGAATGCCGACACGTTTGTCGATGCGATCACGGCGGAAGATATCGGCGCGCTCCCGGATCGCTCGGTCGCCGAGGCGCTGCAGCGTGTTCCCGGCGTGAACATCGGCCGGTTCGAAAAGACCACCGACCCCGACCGCTTCTCGGTCGAGGGCACCGGCGTGATCATTCGTGGCCTGCCTTACACGCGTTCGGAACTGAACGGTCGTGAGATTTTCTCGGCAACGGGCGGTCGTGTCCTCAGCTTTGAAGATGTTTCGCCGGAGCTTCTGGGCCGCGTCGAAGTCTTCAAGAACGTCACCGCCGACATGGTCGAAGGTGCGATCGCTGGTACGGTAAACCTCGTCACCCGCAAGCCGCTTGACAACCGCGGTGTCCACATCGCCGGTTCGATCGAAGGTAACTATGGCGACCTGCGCGATGAGTGGTCGCCGACCTTCAACCTGCTGGGTTCGGCCACGGTTGATTCCGACAAGGGTACGCTGGGCGTCCAGTTGGCCTATTCCAAGTCCAAGCTGAAGAGCCGCACCGACGCGACTCAGATCGCCGACCCTTGCTACCGCGATCCGTCCTACTCGGGTGACTGTTTGCGCGTGCTGACGCTGACCTCGGGTGGCTTCAGCAACCAGAACTTTGACGAAAGCAACTTCCCGCCGGCTGGCGCGGTGGTTGTTCCGAAGGGGGCTGGCGTCCGCACCACCGACCTCGATCGCGAGCGCGAGGCATGGGCGGCTGTTGTCCAGTACGAAAACCCGACCGGCGACTTCCTGATCACCATGGAATGGCTCCGCTCGGAAACGAGCTTCGACACTGAAGAATTTGCCTTCATCGCGCCGCCTGCGGCCGATGTCGATGGACTGTTCCCAGTGCCGCGCGCGGGCAGCACGTGGACTTTCGATGACAATGGCGTCTTCCAAAGCGGTGTCCTGACCCAGCGTCCGGGCGATGCTTACGCCACGCCGTTTGGTTGGGGTGGTCTCAACGTCGAAGCTCTGCGTTTCGTGCGTTCGACCAAGTCGGTGACGGAAGACTTCTCGTTCGACCTTGACTGGAGCATCACGGATCGTCTGCGCGTGAACTTCGAAGCCCAGCATATCGACGGCAAGCTTCGCCGCGATTCGGTCTTCGGTGCGACACGGACTTGGGCAGATGTTGCTCTCGATCTCTCGGGTAATACGCCAAGCGTCGAGTTCCTCGCGCCCATGGGTGCGCCCGACGACTATTTCACCAGCGGCTTCTACAGCTACTACTGGTTCGGGCTCGACAGCCGCGAGAAGAACGAAGGTGAAATGGACAGCCTGCGCTTTGATGCCGAATACGACATCAGCGACGAGGGCTTCTTCAAGAGCGCCCGTTTCGGTGCCCGCTGGGCCGATCGCGACCGCACGACCCGGAACACCAACTTCAGCACCTGGGGTAACCTGTCAGCTCCGTGGGCTGGCCGTGCGGGCTGTGCTCCGTGGGGCGAAGGCCCAGGCTGTTTCCAGGGTCCGGGGCCGTACGTCCCCGACTGGTCGGGCTTCACTCCGGGGCGCTTCTACACTGGCCTTCCGGGCCAGGAATTCGCGATCGCAGGCGGTGTCTACACCGATGAGTTTCCGGACTACTCGAGCTTCCGTGCACCGTTCGGTGACGGGTTCCAGCGGGGCAACACGCCGATCCCGGTTCCGGGTGGCGGTTCGTGGTTCTTTGGCGGGGATGACTTCCTCGGCGAATACCTGGCCGGCATCACCGACCAGCAGATCGAAGAGATCCAGGCAGCTGGTGTTTCACCGGAGCGCTTCAACTACGGCGTAAACGGCCGTACGCGCCAGGATCCGTTCAACCCGCTGCCGGGCAACACGGTCCCCTGTGACATCGAAGGCTTCTTCTGCCCGACCGAAGTTTCGACCGTGGGTGAAATCACCAAGGCGGCTTATGCCCGGATCGATTTCGGGACCGAGTTCAGCAATGGCTGGGTGCTCGATGGCAACTTCGGCATGCGTTACGTCGAGACCAAGATCGATGCGCCATCCATCATTGCATACCCTGATCCGGGTCGCTTCGATGATGTCGGCAACGGCGGTAATGGCGACGGTGTCGTGCAGGTTGCCGAAATCCAGACGAACTGTGCTGGACCGGTGCGCATCCCGGGCGCCGTCAGGGGCTATTGCGATCCAGCATTTGCACCGCGGCTTGCTGAATTCGCCGCAGCTCACACTGGCGAGTTCATTCGCCTAGATCAGAAGATCACCTTCGATCAGTGGCTGCCGAGCTTCAATGCCAAGCTCGATGTGGGTGGCGGTTTGCTGTTCCGCGCGGCCGTCTCGAAGGGTATTTCGCGGCCCGATTTGCAGCTGCTCGCAATCAACGGCGCAGTTGGTGACAACACCGGTGCCCTGCTGGAAGCCGGCACGCTCACTACGGGGCCCTTGTTCACTATCCGAACGGGCAACCGCAACCTGCTCCCGGTGAAGTCGTGGAACTTCGACCTTTCGGCCGAATGGTACTTCGACGATGTCGGATCGCTTACGGCTTCGGTCTTCCTGAAAGACATCTCGGGGATCGTGAGCAATGGCTTCGAGGTCCGCGAACTGAACGGTGCCTCGTCGCCGACAGCGGAATATGTCTTCCAGGGTCCGTTCAACGACCAGAGCGGCCAGCTCAAGGGCTTCGAGATCGCGTATCAGCAGACGTGGGACTTCCTCCCCGGCTTGCTGAGCGGGTTCGGCGGCCAGTTCACTTATACCTATGTGGATGGCTCGGACTTCTCCAACCCGAACCTTGCTGCGGTGGGTCAGTCGTCCGTCACTACCGGTACGAATGAACTTGGAGGCGGTGCGTTTACGGCGGGTCAGCCGCTCGCCGGCATCTCCAAGCACACGATCAACGCGACACTGTTCTACGAAAAGGGTCCGTTCGCTGCCCGTGCAGCCTACAACTGGCGTTCGGCATTCCTGATCACGCCGCGGGACGACATCATTCCGTTCTCGCCGATCTGGCAGGAATCCACTGGTCAGCTCGATGCTTCGGTCTTCTATGCGGTGACCGACAACATCAAGGTGGGTGTCCAGGCCGTGAACCTGCTCGACGAAGTGACCCGGACCTCGCAGGTCGTGAACTTCGACGGATTGCGGGTCCCGCGCTCGGCGTTCCGCAATGACCGACGCTACACCTTGATCGCTCGCTTCGACTTCTAA
- a CDS encoding glycoside hydrolase family 16 protein, whose protein sequence is MTKAFRLLVALTPALVLSAGCNAAGDDMVQPAQDGWEMVWSDEFDTDTIDRSKWDFDINCWGGGNNERQCYTDSLRNAAIVDGVLVITALKEESKGPALPLHMRAEADDPDATATKPYSSARMVTRGKASWKYGKFEVRAKLPQGQGTWPAIWMLPEGDAYGGWAKSGEIDILEAVNLGVECAAEKGCEEGGENTILGTLHFGGAWPDNDFASTEISYPAVLDREFHTYGVIWGEGIFVWTVDGKPFATKRAEDWFTTKSDDPNAPFDKPFHLILNLAIGGGLPEERALGGVDESGFPKTMEVDWVRVWQCGEDRDKGTACILGRDE, encoded by the coding sequence ATGACCAAAGCATTCCGCCTTCTGGTCGCGTTGACTCCGGCGCTTGTTTTGAGTGCCGGCTGCAATGCCGCGGGAGACGATATGGTCCAGCCTGCGCAAGATGGCTGGGAGATGGTCTGGTCCGACGAATTTGACACCGACACAATCGACCGCAGCAAGTGGGACTTCGACATCAATTGCTGGGGCGGCGGCAACAACGAGCGACAGTGCTACACTGATAGTCTGCGCAACGCGGCGATCGTTGACGGTGTGTTGGTGATCACTGCGCTGAAGGAAGAGTCGAAAGGTCCTGCCCTGCCGTTGCACATGCGCGCCGAAGCCGATGATCCGGACGCTACGGCGACCAAGCCCTATTCCAGTGCGCGCATGGTCACTCGCGGCAAGGCGTCCTGGAAATACGGCAAGTTCGAAGTTCGTGCCAAGCTGCCCCAGGGACAGGGCACCTGGCCGGCAATATGGATGTTGCCTGAAGGGGATGCCTACGGCGGTTGGGCCAAGTCAGGGGAGATCGACATCCTCGAAGCGGTTAATCTTGGCGTGGAATGCGCGGCTGAGAAAGGCTGTGAAGAAGGTGGCGAAAACACCATTCTCGGCACGCTTCATTTCGGCGGTGCCTGGCCCGACAATGATTTCGCCAGCACGGAGATCAGCTATCCGGCTGTGCTCGACAGGGAATTCCACACCTACGGTGTGATCTGGGGCGAAGGCATCTTCGTCTGGACAGTAGACGGCAAGCCCTTTGCCACCAAGCGCGCGGAAGACTGGTTCACCACCAAAAGCGACGATCCCAATGCGCCGTTCGACAAGCCGTTTCACCTGATCCTCAACCTCGCCATCGGGGGCGGCCTGCCGGAGGAGCGCGCGTTGGGTGGCGTCGATGAAAGCGGTTTTCCCAAGACCATGGAAGTCGACTGGGTTCGTGTCTGGCAATGCGGCGAGGACCGCGATAAAGGCACGGCCTGCATCCTCGGGAGGGATGAGTAA
- a CDS encoding TRAFs-binding domain-containing protein, with translation MGTAHTQILRLARAGNPVRAWRLFEERGLGETTEDPKVLTLKGRLLKDLARLAVGDERQSRFREASQAYRAAFAIDGDSYPLINAAMLELMAGDIASSQRLARQVLELLESDPEQGENAYWREATRAEALLLLAHHKEAELSLRAGIARLPLAWEDHAATIGQFESILAEQGADNGWLDSCRPPSALHFCGIIGLDEGDPDLADMLAAALDDLKPGFGFGALAAGADILIAEALVARGARLHVTLPGSVEQFRAVSVEPYGAGWGPRFDALLEQAETLDILDAAIDNHDLPLAEAVGMGDLIAMGQTLRHASMFRSRAVALTIVGQGELARPHIEAWTKTAVPLRRIETLRVASPVRSLGEAGEQDLRMHAVVAASAVPASDLARDHGLVPVVGASDVMLADVEAALRLIESQPDGPCAISIGLMSETNIDTALVARTRQMLAAAPAGSIVADRQSAMICQASNPDLRLEELGELSSLSGPVSLWSLSPARPGQ, from the coding sequence ATGGGGACTGCCCATACACAGATCCTTCGTCTCGCCCGTGCCGGCAATCCGGTGCGGGCGTGGCGCTTGTTCGAGGAACGAGGGCTGGGCGAGACTACAGAAGACCCCAAGGTCCTCACCCTCAAGGGTCGGTTGCTCAAGGACCTGGCCCGACTGGCTGTAGGGGATGAGCGGCAGAGCCGCTTTCGCGAAGCCTCGCAGGCTTATCGCGCTGCGTTTGCCATCGATGGAGACAGCTACCCGCTGATCAACGCCGCCATGCTGGAGTTGATGGCCGGTGACATTGCCAGCTCGCAGCGGCTCGCGCGGCAGGTGCTCGAATTGCTCGAGAGCGACCCGGAGCAAGGGGAGAACGCCTATTGGCGCGAGGCCACGCGCGCAGAGGCGCTGCTACTGCTGGCGCATCACAAGGAAGCCGAGTTATCCCTCCGTGCCGGGATCGCGCGACTTCCACTGGCATGGGAAGACCATGCCGCGACGATCGGTCAATTCGAGAGCATCCTGGCGGAGCAGGGAGCGGACAACGGGTGGCTCGATTCCTGTCGACCTCCGAGCGCGCTGCACTTCTGTGGCATTATCGGACTGGACGAAGGTGACCCCGATCTTGCCGACATGCTGGCCGCTGCGCTCGATGACCTCAAGCCCGGCTTTGGCTTTGGTGCCTTGGCGGCCGGTGCCGATATCCTGATTGCAGAAGCGCTGGTCGCGCGTGGCGCTCGCCTTCATGTTACTTTGCCCGGTTCGGTTGAGCAATTTCGGGCGGTTTCAGTGGAGCCCTATGGAGCCGGTTGGGGGCCGCGCTTTGACGCGCTGCTTGAGCAGGCTGAAACGCTCGACATACTCGACGCCGCGATCGATAATCATGACCTGCCGCTGGCTGAGGCGGTGGGCATGGGCGATTTGATCGCCATGGGGCAAACCCTGCGCCATGCGAGCATGTTCAGGAGCCGCGCCGTTGCACTCACCATTGTCGGTCAGGGAGAGCTTGCCCGGCCACATATCGAGGCATGGACGAAGACCGCGGTGCCCTTGCGACGGATTGAAACACTCCGGGTCGCGAGCCCCGTACGATCGCTGGGTGAAGCGGGAGAGCAAGACTTGCGCATGCACGCAGTGGTTGCTGCTTCGGCAGTCCCGGCGAGTGACCTGGCACGGGACCACGGCCTCGTGCCGGTAGTCGGCGCATCAGATGTGATGCTGGCAGATGTGGAGGCTGCGCTGCGCCTGATCGAAAGCCAACCCGACGGCCCCTGTGCCATCTCTATCGGGCTGATGTCCGAAACAAATATCGACACCGCCCTTGTTGCACGAACCAGGCAGATGCTGGCTGCGGCACCGGCGGGATCGATAGTAGCTGACCGTCAGTCGGCAATGATTTGCCAGGCATCGAACCCGGATCTCAGGCTCGAGGAACTGGGGGAGCTGTCTTCGCTCTCAGGTCCCGTTTCGTTGTGGTCGCTGAGCCCGGCGAGGCCCGGTCAGTAG
- a CDS encoding Crp/Fnr family transcriptional regulator — translation MDTDERTSALQAVLGCSKPSAAALAGAMVARNYPARTFIMHQGDRNSQLWLILSGTVQLQAVSIDGQATVISSFGPGELVGAFPDEDDIGYDARAFGPVAALQVEARDLRRLMDAHPDLGPGLAAIFSGQLDIVLDRLSARVTLSASGRVYRELLRLAGNSDNIAPPPVISALALTAQTTRETGSRAISALERRGIVERSEAQLAIRSRRLLEELVY, via the coding sequence ATGGACACCGACGAACGAACATCGGCTTTGCAGGCAGTCCTCGGTTGTTCGAAACCGTCTGCTGCGGCGTTGGCCGGCGCCATGGTCGCACGTAACTATCCGGCACGAACATTCATCATGCACCAGGGTGACCGCAATTCGCAGCTTTGGCTGATTTTGAGCGGCACAGTGCAGTTGCAGGCGGTTTCCATCGATGGGCAGGCGACGGTGATCTCTTCTTTCGGTCCGGGGGAATTGGTCGGTGCCTTTCCTGACGAAGACGACATTGGCTATGATGCGCGCGCGTTCGGGCCGGTGGCCGCGCTGCAGGTAGAAGCCCGTGACCTTCGCCGGCTGATGGACGCGCATCCCGACCTTGGGCCGGGCCTTGCGGCAATCTTCTCCGGCCAGCTCGACATAGTGCTCGACCGCCTATCGGCGCGGGTAACATTGTCGGCCAGCGGCCGCGTCTATCGCGAGCTCCTGCGTCTGGCTGGCAATAGTGACAATATTGCCCCACCCCCGGTCATCTCCGCGCTGGCTCTCACGGCACAGACCACCCGTGAGACAGGTTCACGTGCCATCAGCGCGCTTGAACGGCGCGGGATCGTCGAGCGTAGCGAAGCACAGCTCGCCATCCGGTCGCGCCGCTTGCTCGAAGAACTCGTCTACTGA
- a CDS encoding LacI family DNA-binding transcriptional regulator yields MARRRQAVTIKHVAADAGVSLQTVSRVINDGPNVRPEMKERVQASIDKLGYVPSIAAQRMSGSHSYLILALNDRERTISEWAARQGSDWVNQMLLGGMLRANELGYRMMVELVDTHADQIERELASTIASLQPDGVILTPPHSENRQITEMLASKGIPFARIGSTAPGPGIAMTMGDESNAAMATDYLVNLGHERIGFISGLSEYSLSGWRVDGWTRAMTKAGLPTSGLLAKGDFSFDSGIKAARQLLSLAKRPTAIIASSDQMAMATLKVAGELGINVPADLSVISFDNTPIANFTQPTLTAVDQPIAETTSRAVELLIEAAREGKVPDAPVRVRGTLVERGSTAPPRRHDND; encoded by the coding sequence ATGGCCAGACGGCGACAGGCAGTCACGATCAAGCACGTGGCGGCGGATGCGGGCGTGTCCTTGCAGACCGTCAGCCGCGTCATCAACGATGGGCCCAATGTACGGCCCGAAATGAAGGAACGCGTCCAGGCGTCGATCGACAAGCTGGGCTATGTCCCTTCGATCGCTGCCCAGCGAATGAGCGGCTCGCATTCCTACCTTATCCTCGCACTCAATGACCGAGAGCGGACCATTTCGGAATGGGCAGCGCGGCAGGGTAGTGACTGGGTCAACCAGATGTTGCTCGGCGGCATGCTGCGCGCCAACGAGCTGGGCTACAGAATGATGGTGGAGCTGGTCGACACCCATGCCGACCAGATCGAGCGCGAGCTCGCCAGCACCATCGCCTCGCTTCAGCCCGATGGTGTCATCCTGACCCCGCCGCACTCTGAGAATCGGCAGATTACCGAGATGCTGGCGAGCAAGGGCATCCCGTTCGCCCGGATCGGTTCAACTGCGCCGGGGCCGGGCATTGCCATGACCATGGGCGATGAAAGCAATGCCGCCATGGCGACCGATTACCTGGTCAACCTCGGCCATGAACGGATTGGGTTTATCTCCGGACTTTCCGAATACTCGCTAAGCGGATGGCGCGTCGATGGCTGGACCCGGGCAATGACAAAGGCTGGCCTGCCAACATCGGGATTGCTCGCCAAGGGCGACTTCAGTTTCGACTCGGGGATCAAGGCCGCCCGCCAATTGCTCAGCCTGGCGAAACGACCCACCGCCATCATCGCCAGCAGCGACCAGATGGCCATGGCAACGCTGAAAGTTGCCGGCGAACTGGGCATAAATGTGCCGGCTGACCTGTCTGTCATCAGCTTCGATAACACTCCGATCGCCAATTTCACGCAGCCCACGCTCACAGCGGTTGATCAGCCAATTGCGGAAACGACATCGCGAGCGGTCGAACTGCTGATCGAGGCTGCTCGTGAAGGGAAAGTGCCCGACGCTCCGGTGCGTGTTCGCGGCACGCTGGTAGAGCGAGGCTCGACTGCCCCGCCGCGTCGGCACGACAACGATTGA
- a CDS encoding MFS transporter, with translation MPGTGAVPETRQSTRFLLLYALAAAGGAVAYVPFLTVLLPVRVTALAGEADVSWLAYVTLGGALTASVANILFGWLSDLTRNRVRWILTGLVLSSSMLMAIPVAQSLTVLIGTIVLWQLGLNMMLAPLAAWAGDCVPDGQKGLLGGLLAFAPALGAASGALVTIPGLADAETRLVMVVCLVAALVLPVVLFGRPRPMPQLMEDSAPGGEQSDRPVALKSRSAVLRMWLARLLVQIAEAALFAYLLFWFRSIDAGMGDNHTARIFAIVLGIAVPLAILVGRWSDIRDRPILPLALASVLSSGGLIVMALAQTLTVAIAGYVLFGLAASVFLSLHTGQTLRVLPRARHRARDLGIFNLTNTVPSLIMPWLTLALVPVFGFSGLFWLLAALAALAGALLASLTRLSPIS, from the coding sequence ATGCCAGGGACAGGGGCTGTGCCGGAAACGCGCCAATCGACGCGCTTCCTGCTTCTTTATGCCCTCGCTGCGGCGGGCGGCGCGGTCGCCTACGTCCCGTTCCTGACCGTGTTGCTCCCGGTGCGCGTTACAGCGTTGGCCGGTGAGGCTGATGTCAGCTGGCTTGCCTATGTCACGCTTGGTGGAGCGCTCACGGCAAGCGTGGCGAATATCCTGTTCGGATGGCTCAGCGATCTGACGCGCAATCGCGTTCGCTGGATTTTGACCGGTTTGGTGCTGTCGAGCAGCATGTTGATGGCCATCCCGGTTGCACAAAGCCTGACCGTTCTGATCGGCACGATCGTGCTGTGGCAGCTGGGGCTCAACATGATGCTTGCGCCGCTTGCAGCCTGGGCGGGTGACTGCGTGCCTGACGGTCAGAAGGGTTTGCTTGGCGGCTTGCTGGCTTTTGCGCCGGCGCTCGGCGCCGCTTCTGGAGCGCTGGTAACAATTCCCGGGCTGGCCGATGCCGAAACTCGTCTCGTAATGGTGGTTTGCCTCGTGGCCGCGCTGGTGCTGCCGGTCGTCTTGTTCGGACGGCCGAGACCGATGCCGCAATTGATGGAGGACAGTGCGCCTGGCGGCGAGCAGAGCGATCGTCCCGTCGCGCTCAAGAGCCGCAGCGCTGTCTTGCGCATGTGGCTGGCTCGCTTGTTGGTGCAGATCGCAGAGGCAGCATTGTTTGCCTACCTGCTGTTCTGGTTCCGCTCCATCGATGCCGGTATGGGCGATAACCACACGGCACGGATTTTCGCGATCGTCCTTGGCATCGCGGTGCCACTGGCGATCTTGGTTGGGCGCTGGTCAGATATTCGCGACCGACCCATCCTGCCATTGGCGCTGGCCTCTGTCCTATCGAGCGGAGGCTTGATCGTAATGGCGCTCGCGCAGACATTGACAGTCGCGATCGCCGGCTATGTGCTGTTTGGCCTCGCCGCTTCGGTTTTCCTGTCTTTGCATACCGGACAGACCTTGCGTGTCCTGCCGCGCGCTCGGCATCGCGCACGTGATCTGGGCATCTTCAACCTGACCAACACCGTGCCATCCTTGATCATGCCCTGGCTGACGCTGGCGCTGGTCCCGGTGTTCGGGTTCTCGGGGCTTTTCTGGCTCCTCGCAGCCCTTGCTGCGCTGGCTGGTGCCCTGCTGGCGAGTCTCACCCGACTTTCACCGATTTCGTAA